The DNA sequence ACCTTCGCAAGCTTCTTCGTGAGGCTCTCGTACATCTGCGCGGGGTCGCTCCCCGGCAGATCCATGCGTCCGCACCCCTGGAGGAACAGCGTGTCCCCGGCCACGAGCGAACCGTGCACGAGGAAACACTGGCTGCCGGGTGTGTGCCCGGGCGTGTGGATGAGCTCGACGTCGACGTCGCCGACGCTCACGATGTCGCCACTGTCGTGGGTGACCAGGTGGCCGGGCTCGAGGCCGGTCACCCGGCGCACGAGGTCCGCCTCGGGCGCCTGGACGTGGATCGGGACGTCCACGATCTCGAGCAGCTCGGCCACGCCGTCGATGGAGAAACCCATCATCTCGCCGCCGACGTGGTCGGGGTGGTAGTGGGTGGCCAGGACACCGGTGATCGTCATGCCGTCGCCCTCGGCGACCTCGACTATCCCGGCCGGGTCGTAAGCCGGGTCCACCACGAGGGCCTCGCCGGTCTCGCGGTCACCGACGAGGTAGACGAAGTTCACCATCTGCCCGGCGAGGGGGTCGTTGCGTGCGAAGTCCGTCCCGGAGAGGAGTTGGCGGAAGTAGAAGCGGTCGTCCACACCGACGAGGTTACGCCGGTGCCGGGTCGTCCCGAGACGGCCCCTCGGGCGGGCCGGCGTCGCTGGCGTCGGACGGTTCGATCGACACGGGAGCTGGGCGACGCGCCCGGCGACGCCACGACTCCTCGGCGAGAGAGACGACCTCGCGCAACGGCAGCCCGATCTGCTCGGAGGCCCGTGCCGCGTCGTCGTGTTCGACCTTCACCCGGTCGGCCGAGACCTTGACCCGCACCGGTCGTCCCTCGACGTCGACGGTGTCGATCCGGCGGGCCTCGGGCCAACGCTCGAGCCGCTGACCGCGCAGCCCGAGGCTGCCGGTCTCGGCGAGGATGACCGCGGCCACCTGGTCCACCAGGGCGGGGTCCACCAGGGCCGACACCGTGTACGCCGGCCTGCCCTTCTTCATCACGATCGGTGTGATCCACGCGTCGTGTGCCCCGGCGTCGAGCATCGCCGAGATCGCATGGGCCAGGGTCTCACCCGTCGCATCGTCGACGTTCGTCTCGAGCAGCGTGACCGGCTGACCCGTCGCCCGGGCACCGTCCAGCTCCCCGACGACGGCCTGGGTGAGGTTGGGCCGGTGTTCGTGTTCGCGCTCCCCCGCGCCGAAGCCGCTCGCCATGATCGTCATCGGCGGAAGCGGTCCGAAACCCCGGGCCAGCGCAGCGAGAAGAGCGGCGCCGGTCGGTGTCGTCAGCTCGTGTTGGATGTCCACGCCGTACGTCTCGCTCCCGGCCAGCAACTCGACGACCGCGGGCGCCGGCGTGGGGATGAGACCGTGGGAGGAGCGGACCATCCCGCGCCCGACGGCCACCGGCGACGAGTGCACCTCGTCCACACCGAGGACCTCGAGTGCGGCACACGTGCCGACGACGTCGATGATCGAGTCGATCGCGCCGACCTCGTGGAAATGGACCTGCTCGGGGGGGCGCCGGTGCAGGCGCCCCTCGGCCCGGGCCAGCGCGTCGAAGACGGCCAGTGCGCGCGTGCGCACACGGTCCGGGAGGCGGGCCTCCTCGACGAGGGCCGAGATGTGCGTGGCCGTCCGGACGACCTTGGTCTCCTCGGCGACGACGACGGCCCGGGTGGCGGCGATGCCACTGCGCATGACGGGCTCGGCCCGCAGACCCCACCCCGACAGCGGGAGACGCTCGCAGATCGACGTCACCTCGTCGACGTCGGCCCCGGCGTCGATCAGCGCGCCGAGGGCCATGTCGCCGGCGATACCCGAGAAGCAGTGGAACCAGACGGCCCTGCGGGGGGTGGTCATCGCTGCTCCACCCGGGCCATGACCTGCAGGAGTCGCAGTACGGCCATCGCCGCGCCGAAGCCGTTGTCGATCCCCACCACGGTGACCCCAGACGCACAGGACGCGTGCATGGCCAACAGCGCGGTGACACCTTCGAGGCCGGCGCCGTATCCCACGCTCGTGGGCACGGCGACCACCGGCGCCTCGGTCAGGCCACCGACGACCGACGCAAGGGCGCCCTCCATGCCGGCGACCACGATGACGGCGTCCGCTGCCGTGACCTCGTCGAGGTCCGCCAGCAGCCGGTGCAGTCCCGCCACGCCGACGTCGGTCAGGCGGCGGGCCGCGACACCGTGGGCCGCGAGGGTGGCAGCCGCCTCTGTGGCGACGGGGAGATCGGAGGTTCCCGCGGCGGCGACGAGCACCCGCTCGGAGCGGGGATCGGCGGGGCGCCACACGAGGGTGGCGTCGAAACGCTCGCCACCGGGATGCGCAGCATCGAGCGCAGCGGCCTGCGTGTCGTCCACGCGGCTGACGAGAACGGGGCCGTCGGAACCCGACAGGAGTTCGCCCACGATGGCCACGCACTGGTCGGGAGTCTTACCCGGGGCGTACACGACCTCGCCCAGACCCTGGCGGACGCGACGGTGGTGGTCCACCCGCGCGAAGCCGAGATCGGCGAAGGGAAGACGGCGCAACTGGGCGACGGCGTCGTCGGGGTGACGGTCGCCGGCGGCCACGGCCTCGAGCAATTCACGGATCGCGGTGGAGTCCACGTCACTATCCTGCCGAGTCGTGACGCTTCCCGCAGCCTCCGGGCACTCCGACCCATCCGCGATGAGGGTCGGTTACCTCGGCCCCCACGGCACGTTCACCGAGCAGGCGCTGTTGACGCAGGCCGATCTGGCGTCCGCCGAACTGGTCATGTTCGGCTCGTTTCCGGCGGTCATCTCGGCCACGGAGTCCGGTGAGGTGGACCTGGGTTTCGTCGCGATCGAGAACTCGATCGAGGGCACGGTGAACGTCACCCAGGACGCGCTCGCGTTCGAGACGGACCTGCTGATCCAGCGCGAGGTCATAATCTCGGTCCAGCTGGAGCTGCTCGCGCTGCCGGGCGTCGACCTCGCTCAGGTCGAGCGGGTGATCTCCTACCCCCATGCGCTGGCGCAGTGCCGCCGCTTCCTGCGCGAGCACCTGCCGAACGCCCAGATGAAGGCGGCGAACTCCACCGCCGACGCAGCACGCCTGCTCGCCGAGGAGGACGACACGACCGCGGCGGCGATCGGCACGGCCCTGGCCGGCGACCTCTACGGGCTCACGGCCCTGGCATCCGACATCGAGGATCATCCGGGCAACCAGACCCGCTTCGTCGTCGTCGCCCGCGAGGGCGTCCCTCCCCAGACCGGGCTCGACAAGACGTCCATCGTGATCTTCCAGCGGGCCGACCGCCCGGGCTCCCTACTCGCCATCCTCCAGGAGTTCGCCGCCCGGTCCATCAACCTGACCCGCCTCGAGTCACGCCCCACCAAGCAGGGCCTCGGCGACTACTGCTTCCTCATGGACCTCGAGGGTCACATCGCGGACGAACTCGTCGCCGACTGCCTCATGAACCTGCGCGCGAAGCAGGCCGACGTGAAGTTCCTGGGCTCGTACCCCGCCGCCGCCGAGAACGGCCACGAGGCGCGCGCCGACGTGTCGGAGTCCTGGCGCGAAGCCGAGGCCTGGCTCGAGGCGCTGCGCGGCCAGATCCGCCCGGGCTGAGTCACGTCCCGCCGGTTACCCTCTGTGGCTGGAGGGATGGCAGAGCGGACGATTGCGACGGTCTTGAAAACCGTTGAGGTGCAAGCCTCCGGGGGTTCGAATCCCCCTCCCTCCGCGTGAGCCCTACGGGGGAATCTCGGTGCCGTCGGGTCTGGCGGTGTGCCACTTGCCGTCGGCGTCCCGCCAGGTGCTGTAACCGTGGTTCTTGATGCGGTTGTGGAAGCCGCACATCGGCCCGGCGTTGGCGGGATGGGTTTCGCCTCCGTCACGGAACGGTCTCAGGTGGTCGATCTGACACTCTGAGCCCGGGCGGTGGCACCCCGGCCAGAGGCATTCCGTCGCGGTGGCCTGAACGGCGGCCCGGACGGCGCCGGTGAACAGCCTCACCGGGCGGCTGCGGTCCAGCGGCACGCCCGCCGCGTCGACGAGGAGCCGCCGGATGGCCCCGGTGAGCGATGCGGCGACAGCCTCGCGCGGTTCGAGCCGCACCCCGTCGAGCGTGTGACACCCGTGTCGACGGGACCGGGCGGCGTCCACCGCGTCCGAGGGGTCCACGGGGTCCGTGCGGCCGGTCTCGAACCAGCCGAGAGCCCGCTCCCAGGTCTCGGGATCGAAGACGATCGTGGTTTCGGTCGGGACTCCCGGGGGAGCGGCGGCACTCGCGGCCGCGGCTCCGGTCATGGCGTCGAACGCGTCCGCACGCCGCTGGCCCGGCGTGCGAGGCAGATGGTCCTCGCAGGCGGCGTCGCCGCGCTCCGCGCGTGCGGCGTCCCAGTCTGCGCAGGCCTCGGCGTGGATGAACGCCTGGAACCGTTTGTTGATGCATGCGCCCTGGATCGCGCCGAAGCCGCCCTCGAGGTCCCAGCCGAGATCCGGCCGCTGGGTGAGCCTCACGTCGCGGTTGGCGTGGTTCCGCTCATTGCGGTCACAGGTGCCGTCCTGATCCACCATGCGCTCGAAGTCTCCGACGAAGAAATCGAAGTCGCGGTAGTTCATCTCCCGGGCGGCGTCGGCGAAGAGCTCGTCGCAGGAGACCAGGGCGTCGCGGACGCGTTCGTTGGAGTGGGCCCGCGTCATGCGAGCCATGTGACACACGCCGATCGCGCCGGCCTCGAACCACTTGCGCACCGCCGGCATCTCGGCGACCGTGCGTGCCGCATTGCGACGACGACCCCCCACGGCCCTTGCGGTGTCGGCGCGATGAGCGACCGATGTGGCTGCGGAGCGGTGGCCGTCGATCCGGAACAGACCCTCACGGTCCACCCGGCCCGCCATGGCGACCCCCACAGCCTCGACCCGCCGACGCAACGTCTCCACCGTTGCTATCGAATCCATCACCGCACGGCCCTCGAGTGCGTCCAGGTGCTCGAAAAGGTCGTCGACCGCTGCGTTGGCGCGCTCAACCGCACCGAACAACGCCGCGGCGCCCGACGGGTCCCCCTGCGTTGAATCGAACACCTGTTCGTCCATGACCACAGCTTACGTGGCCGCAGTGACAGCCAACGGCCCCCTCGCCGGGACTTCTGCAACCCTGCGCCCGCCGGACTAGGTTCGGTCGGCGCCGCCCGCCCGGGTCGCGCAGAGGGGGAATCCCATGGACACCATCCAGTTCACCGCGACGTTTCCGAACATCGCTCCCGACAAGCTGGCCGAGTTCAAACAGAACATCAGCGCAGCACTCGAGAAGGTGCGGACCGAGACGGGCGTGCGCCAGTACGACTGGTTCTTCAACGCGGACGAAACCGTCTGCGTCGTGCGGGAGACCTACGCCGACTCCGACGCGATCCTGGCCCACGTCGCCAACGTCGGCGCCCTGATCGGACCGATGGCCGAGATGGGTGGCGGGCTGGAGCTCGAGGTCTTCGGCTCGGTCTCCGCCGAGGTCGCCGAGGGACTCGCCGGACTCACCCCAACCATGTACTCGCATTTCGAGGGTCTCTAGAACCGTCGACTAACTTCGGGCCATGACCTCCCGGATTCCAGCTCTCGCGATCCTCCTCGTTCTCTCGCTGCTCGCATCTGCCTGCGGCGGAGGTGGCGACGACGCCGCGACCGATGCCTCGCCCGCGCCCACAGCGGAGTCCTCTCCGGACCCGACCGGCGGCGCCACTCCCGAGACGACTCCGGACCCGACCAGCGAAGCCACTCCCGACATCACACCCGAGGCGACGCCCACGTCCCCCGCGGTCGGCCCGCCACCAGTCGATCCGGCCGACGCGGAGATGCTGGAGGAGCTCCTACCCCAGATTCCCCCGCTGTCGGCGCCACCCACCGTCGACGACGCAGCAGAACTTCCGAACGACCACCTCGCGGACATGTTCGAGGCGGTGCTCGCGGCGATGGTCCAGGATCCGCCGATCATCGACGCCGCCGTGTCCGGCGCTGTCGAGGAGCGCTGGATGCCAGAGGTCGTGCCCGACCTCGTCATCCGGACCTTCGCCATCGACCAGGCCGTCACCGCCCGCGTGATGGGCGTCATCGAGGCATGGGCGGAAGCCGGGGCGGCCGGCGTCTACGCGCCGGACCCCACGACGTACTTCGCGACCCGCAGCGCCGCAGCGCGGAACCTGCGGCAGGCGAACGAGCTCGCCGTGGAGATCCTGTCGGCCGCGCTGGACCTCCCCTTGGAGGACCGTCTGTGCGTCGCCGAGTCTCTGCGGACCGCATCCAACGAGTGCGACGGGCCCGCGGCCGACCTGATCGATCCGGTCTTCGACATCAGCCTCTCGGACCTCGAACTCCCCGACGACGCCGACGACGACGTCGGCGACGAGGCTCTGTGCGAGGCCTGGGATTCCGCCGTGGACTCTCTCGGTCTGGATCCGGCGACGGTGGAGTCCATCGAGTACGCGATCGACGACTCGCTCGCCGACACCCGGTTCCTCAACCGCTCGGAATGCCGCTACGAGGCAGACCTGGATGAGGACGTCGAGGCCGACCTCGACGAGGGGTACGACGCCCTGGAGAACATCTACGCCGCGGCCATCGACGTCGTGCTCGAAGCAGGCGGCGTTCCCGAAGACGGCGAGAACGGTGTGCCCCTCGACTACGACCCCGAACTACTCGCCCTCGAGGCCCGCACGATCTTCGCCGCGGCGCGAGAAGCGGCACTGAGCTACCAGAACGTGGACGAGAGCGTGGCCCGCTTCCAGCTGATGGCACTCGTCGACGTCGGTGCATCGACAGCTCAACTGCAGTCGAGCTGGGCAACATCGACCGCCGCATCCTTGCGCTCGGCACCGAAGCGCTCGAGTGCTGGTACGAGTCGGATTTCTCCGAGCGGGCGAACTGTGATCCCGGACTCGAACAGTTCGTCGCCGAAGACACCGCTGCCTTCGAGGCGTTCACCGCTCAGCATGGCTTCAGCGACACGGTGGAGTGGGACGACTTCGACGACCTGTACGAGGACCGGTGCGATGTCTGGGTGGGGGTCGCCCGGTCCTATCCGCCCGAGCAGTACCCAGCGATCGAGATGGCCGTCGAGTACCTCGAGGCCTTCTACTCCAACCTCGACCTGCGCGGCTGCGAGACCCTCACCTGAACCACCTCGGTAGTCGACGAGCTGAATTCGATCCCGGCTTTCGACGACCTCGGCGTGGCGTACTGCGGGTAGGGACCGGCGTCAGGCGAGGAGGCTGCGCAACATCCAGGCGGTCTTCTCCGACACCTGCATGCGCTGGGTCAGGAGGTCCGCAGTGGCCTCATCGGCCGCCTTCTCGGCGACGGGGAACACCGATCGGGCCGTCCGGGCGACGGTCTCATGGGCTGCGACGAGGCGTCGCACCATCTCCATCGCGTCGGGACGGTCGGTGTCCTCCGTCACGGCGGACAACTCGGCGAACTCCCGATAGGTGGCAGGGGCGGGCTCGCCGAGGGTACGGATCCGCTCGGCGACCTCGTCGACGGCGAGGGCGAGCTCGTTGTACTGCTCCTCGAACATCAGGTGCAGCGTGTTGAACATGGGGCCTTCGACGTTCCAGTGGTAGTTGTGCGTCTTCAGGTAGAGCGAGTAGCTGTCGGCCAGGAGTCGGGAGAGACCCTCGGCGATGGCGACGCGATCTTCCTCGGCGATACCGATGTCGATGGCGGGCTGGGGAGCCATGTCATTTCCTTTCGTGGCGAGGTCCGGCGGACCCACCCGGAAGACGAGGTCAGATGACGGGACGCCGGCGGCGGATCCGGCGCCCCGTCGCCACCTTCTACGTCCGGGCGACCCGTCTGGTTGCACCCGGCTCGACGAGTTCCGGCGTCTGCGCCCGGCCACGTACCGCCCACCCGGACTACCGTTGCGGCCATGAGACCGGTCATCCGGGGAATCTCGATCGCAGCTGCGATTCTGTTGGCGGCCGGCTGCAGCGGCGGTGACGACGCCGACGCGGCCGCCACGGCGACGCCGACCGCAACCGCAACCGCAACCGCAACCGAGGCTCCGACCGCCACCTCCACCACCGCCGCACCGACGACGTCCACCACCGAGCCGCCGACCACAACGACCACCCTTCCGCCACCGGTCGACGCCGGGCTCGACCTCCCCAGGTCCGGCACCTACGCCCACGTGGTCATCACGTTCACGGCCGCCGAGTACGCCAACGACACCCCGGGGACCCGCCTCGACGACGAACCCGAAGTCGGCGAAGAGCGCTACCTGTACCTGGACTACGAGATGGAGTTCGAACAGGGGTACCCGGGCACGTCCGAGACCTTCGAGGTGGCCGACTTCTCCCTCGTTCTCGCCGACGGCAGCGCGGTCGCCTCCGAGATGGTCGACTTCCGCCGCAGGATCCTCGTCCAGGGCGACGGACCACAGAGCGTCGCCCTGGCCTTCCCCGGCGACGGCTACGACCTCGGCGGCGCGACCGTGGTGTTCGACAACGACGTGAACGAGCCCATCGTGATACCCCTCGACGGCCCCGAACCCACGGATCCGTACCCGCTCACCGTGGTGGTCGACGAGTCGGCCGACGTCGTCTACGAGGGCGGCTGCGCCGACGCCCCCGGCTCGGTCTCGGTCCTCGATGCCGAATGGGACGTCGATGCCGGCCTGGACGAGGACGCCACACGCATCGTCGGCGCCGGAACGACGAGGACCGTCCGCGGCGAACGCTTCGTGAGAATCCGCCTACAGGGCGTCGCTGGTCAGGGCAACTGCGGGGGCACCGTCTTCACGGACGACGCGTTCCGACTCGTGATCGACGGCCTGCCGATCGGCTCGGAGAACAGTTTCGCGAAGGCACTGGACAACGGCGAGGGCGTCGAGGTGATCTTCGGATTCCGGGTGCCCACCGACGTCGCCGAGTTGTTCCTCGATGTCGGCGTGGCCGACTCGACCCCGGCCCGCTTCGAGATCCCCGTCCCGGACGAGTTCGGGTGACCGGCGGCTCTACTCGTCGACCAGAACGGTGTTGGCGACGCCCTCTGCTCCCATGTTCAACACCAGGAGCTTGACCGGCTCGTCGCTGAGGTTCATCCCGTTGTGGACGATCTCCTGGGCCTCCATCAGGGCGTCGCCCTCGCGGTAGGTGCGGGTCCCGTTCTCCCCGTAGTCCACCGTCAGGGTCCCCTCCAGGATCAACGCATAGAGCGGGGCCTCGTGGTAGTGCCGGCCCGTCTCTTCACCGGGCTGCATGGTCAACACCACCGATGTCAGCGTGGCGGGGCCCGAGGGCCACTCGAGCGGTTGGCCCAGGATCGTCTCGGAGGCCTCGAGGACCGGCACGATCCTCTCGTCGCTGTCGAGAGCGCCGTCGATCGTGGTGCCCGCGACCCGCAGGTCGTCATCCCCGCCGCAACCCGCGGTGAACATCACCAGGCAGGCCACGCAGGCCGACAGAACTCGCCGCATCACAGGCTCCAGTCACCGTTCATGAGAAGGGGATCGGCCCGGCGGCCGCTCAGATGAGCCTGCGGCGCGCGGCCCAGTTCGTCAATTCGTGACGATTCGAGAACTGCAGCTTGCGCAGCACCGCCGAGGCGTGCGTCTCCACCGTCTTCACCGAGATGGACAGGCGCTGCCCGATCTCACGGTAGGTGTAGCCGCGGGCGAGGAGGCGCAGGACCTCCTTCTCCCGGTTCGTCAGGAGATCCAGTTCGGGGTCGTAGGGCTCGTGGGTCTCGCCGGCGAAGGCATCGAGGACGAAGCCGGCGAGCCGCGGCGACAGAACGGCCTCGCCCGCCGCGACCCGGGTGATGGCGTCCCGCAGGCCGTCGGCCGAGATCGCCTTGGTCACGTAACCCCGTGCCCCGGCCCGGATCACCGAGATCACGTCCTCCGCCGCGTCGGATACCGACAGTGCCAGGAAGACGGTCCCGACCTCTGTCTCGTCGACCGTCCGTCGGATGACCTCCGGGCCGTTGCCACCGGGTAGGTGGACGTCGAGGAGGACCACGTCGGGACGGGCCGTGGCGATCACCGCCACCGCCTCGTCGACGTCCCCCGCCTCCGCGACGACGTCGAAACCGTCGCCGGCCAACTCACTGCGCACACCGGCGCGGACGATCTCGTGGTCGTCGACGAGCACGATCCGAAGCGGTCTCACCGGCCGTTCCCCGGCAGTCGCAACTCGACCTCCGTGCCGACCCCGGGGGCCGAGGACACCGTCGCCGAACCGCCGAGACGCTCGATGCGTCCGACGATCGAGTCCCGCAGACCACGTCGGTCGACGTCGACAGCGTCGAGGTCGAACCCGGCACCGGTGTCGCGTACGAATACCTCGGTGGCCGCCTCCCCCACCTCGGCGAACACGTCGACCCGGGCCGCTCCGGAGTGCACCGACGCGTTCGTGACCGCCTCACGGATGGCGGCGAGGAGACCCTCGTGGCGATCGTCCATGTCGACGTCGCCGACGACGACCACCTCCACCGGCACCCCGTGAACGGCCTCGACCTCGGCCACCGTCGCCTCGAGAGCCGCGCGCAGCCGACCAACCGAACGGTCAGCGGTCCCGCCGTAGAGCCAGGTTCGCAGCTCGCGTTCCTGGCGGCGGGCGTGCCGGACCATCGCGCGGGGGTCGTCCGCGCTGCGCTGGATGAGCGCAAGCGTCTGAAGCACCGAGTCGTGCAGGTGGGCGGCCATCTCCGCGCGCTCCTCGGACCGGATCCGCGCCCGACGTTCCTCGCCCAACTCGTCGATCAGACGGGACCCCCACGGGGCGACGATGAGCCACACCCCGGCGAGCGCGATGGCCACCGCGACGAGGGCGGCCCCTGCCGTTCGGATGTCGAAATTCGCCGCGGCGACGAGTCCCACCCCGGCACCCGCCAGGACCACACCCGCCGCGATCCGCACGAATGACCACCGTCCCTGCGCACCCGCGATGGGCATCGGACCCGACGCGACGGCGTCACCACCGATCACGGCCCGGTCGACCGTGACGACGACACCCGCCGCCAACAGGGCCGCCGGCCACACCACCGCGTGGGAGAAGCCCGGCGTGTCCTGCAGACCCAGGAGGGCCCCGAGGACGATGAGGCCCACGGCGGCCACCCGGAGCCGCTCCGAACCGGCCTTGGGAATCCGGTCGGGCCCGACCTCACCGCTGCGAGCCGCCGCCACGACGAACACCAACCAGCAGAGCGCGTACAGCGCCAGACCGACCCCACCGGCGAGGGCGAGGACGACGAACGCCAGGCGAACCACCAGTGGGTCGGCACCGATTTCGCGGGCGATCCCCGCCGCGGTGCCCGAAACCATGCGGTTCTCGGAATCCGGGTGGGGAACGTGCCAACGGGCGGGGCTGGTCGCCGAAACGGACATCGCCATCGGCGTCATTGTCCCACGACGCCGTCGACGCCACATCGGGGACGACCTCAGGGACATCCCCGAGGGTCGGCCGGACCAATACGGATCCGGGCCGGTTCCGAACACCGGTCATGAGCACCCCTGTATCCGACACCGAGTCACCCGACACCGAGTCAGCCGACACCGCGCCCGCGCGCCGGCCGCGGGCCTCCGTTCCGGCCGCTGCGGCAGCCGGCATCGTCGCGGGGCTCGTGGCTCTCGGGCTGGCCGAACTGGTCGCCGGGTTCACCCGCCGGTGGCGATCGCCGGTCCTCGATGTGGGCGACCGCGTCATCGACCGCGTGCCGAGCTGGATGAAGGACCTCGCCATCGACTGGTTCGGAACGAAGGACAAGCTCGCACTGCTCGTCGGCATCGGCGTACTGCTCGCCGGCTACGCCGCGCTCGTCGGCGTCGTCGCACTACGCCGGTCGATTCGCGTCGGGCTCGGCGCGCTCGGTGTTTTCGGCGCGATCGGCGTGTGGGCGGCACTGGGACGACGGGTGGAGGTGCCGGTGAGCGTCGTGACCCCCTCGGTCGTCGGCACGATCGCGGGTTGCGCCGCCCTGTACGGACTGTGGCGGATCAGCGAGCCGGGCACCGCCAACCGGCCCACGGACGACAGCGGCCGCCGGACGTTCCTGGTCGGCATGGGCGCACTGGCCGCGACCGCCGGTGCGCTCGCCGTTGCGGGCCGCTGGCTGCAGGGGCGCTTCTCGGCGGCCGCGTCGCGCGCCGAGGTGGTCCTCCCCCGGCCCCTCCGGACCCTCGACGCCCCCGACCCCGGTGTCGCCGTGGGCGTCGACGGCGTGACGCCCTTCATCACCCCCAACGACGACTTCTACCGGATCGACATCGCTCTGACAGTTCCGCAGGTCCCGGCCGACACGTGGCGGTTGCGGGTGCACGGGATGGTCGAACGGCCCTACGAGATCACCTTCGCGGAACTCCTCGAACGTGAGCTCATCGAAACCGACATCACGATGACCTGCGTATCCAACGAGGTCGGCGGAGGTCTCGTCGGCAACGCCCGCTGGCTCGGCGCCCGGCTCGACGCGCTCCTCGACGAGGCCCGCGTGCTGCCGGAGGCGGACCAGGTCGTCGGGCGCTCGGTCGACGGCTGGGAGTGCG is a window from the Acidimicrobiales bacterium genome containing:
- a CDS encoding antibiotic biosynthesis monooxygenase, with the protein product MDTIQFTATFPNIAPDKLAEFKQNISAALEKVRTETGVRQYDWFFNADETVCVVRETYADSDAILAHVANVGALIGPMAEMGGGLELEVFGSVSAEVAEGLAGLTPTMYSHFEGL
- the larB gene encoding nickel pincer cofactor biosynthesis protein LarB; the encoded protein is MDSTAIRELLEAVAAGDRHPDDAVAQLRRLPFADLGFARVDHHRRVRQGLGEVVYAPGKTPDQCVAIVGELLSGSDGPVLVSRVDDTQAAALDAAHPGGERFDATLVWRPADPRSERVLVAAAGTSDLPVATEAAATLAAHGVAARRLTDVGVAGLHRLLADLDEVTAADAVIVVAGMEGALASVVGGLTEAPVVAVPTSVGYGAGLEGVTALLAMHASCASGVTVVGIDNGFGAAMAVLRLLQVMARVEQR
- a CDS encoding DUF222 domain-containing protein, with the translated sequence MDEQVFDSTQGDPSGAAALFGAVERANAAVDDLFEHLDALEGRAVMDSIATVETLRRRVEAVGVAMAGRVDREGLFRIDGHRSAATSVAHRADTARAVGGRRRNAARTVAEMPAVRKWFEAGAIGVCHMARMTRAHSNERVRDALVSCDELFADAAREMNYRDFDFFVGDFERMVDQDGTCDRNERNHANRDVRLTQRPDLGWDLEGGFGAIQGACINKRFQAFIHAEACADWDAARAERGDAACEDHLPRTPGQRRADAFDAMTGAAAASAAAPPGVPTETTIVFDPETWERALGWFETGRTDPVDPSDAVDAARSRRHGCHTLDGVRLEPREAVAASLTGAIRRLLVDAAGVPLDRSRPVRLFTGAVRAAVQATATECLWPGCHRPGSECQIDHLRPFRDGGETHPANAGPMCGFHNRIKNHGYSTWRDADGKWHTARPDGTEIPP
- the larC gene encoding nickel pincer cofactor biosynthesis protein LarC, translating into MTTPRRAVWFHCFSGIAGDMALGALIDAGADVDEVTSICERLPLSGWGLRAEPVMRSGIAATRAVVVAEETKVVRTATHISALVEEARLPDRVRTRALAVFDALARAEGRLHRRPPEQVHFHEVGAIDSIIDVVGTCAALEVLGVDEVHSSPVAVGRGMVRSSHGLIPTPAPAVVELLAGSETYGVDIQHELTTPTGAALLAALARGFGPLPPMTIMASGFGAGEREHEHRPNLTQAVVGELDGARATGQPVTLLETNVDDATGETLAHAISAMLDAGAHDAWITPIVMKKGRPAYTVSALVDPALVDQVAAVILAETGSLGLRGQRLERWPEARRIDTVDVEGRPVRVKVSADRVKVEHDDAARASEQIGLPLREVVSLAEESWRRRARRPAPVSIEPSDASDAGPPEGPSRDDPAPA
- a CDS encoding MBL fold metallo-hydrolase, whose translation is MDDRFYFRQLLSGTDFARNDPLAGQMVNFVYLVGDRETGEALVVDPAYDPAGIVEVAEGDGMTITGVLATHYHPDHVGGEMMGFSIDGVAELLEIVDVPIHVQAPEADLVRRVTGLEPGHLVTHDSGDIVSVGDVDVELIHTPGHTPGSQCFLVHGSLVAGDTLFLQGCGRMDLPGSDPAQMYESLTKKLAKVSDDTVLYPGHRYSPEPSATMGHTRETNQVFVPKTAETWLRVFGR
- the pheA gene encoding prephenate dehydratase, with amino-acid sequence MTLPAASGHSDPSAMRVGYLGPHGTFTEQALLTQADLASAELVMFGSFPAVISATESGEVDLGFVAIENSIEGTVNVTQDALAFETDLLIQREVIISVQLELLALPGVDLAQVERVISYPHALAQCRRFLREHLPNAQMKAANSTADAARLLAEEDDTTAAAIGTALAGDLYGLTALASDIEDHPGNQTRFVVVAREGVPPQTGLDKTSIVIFQRADRPGSLLAILQEFAARSINLTRLESRPTKQGLGDYCFLMDLEGHIADELVADCLMNLRAKQADVKFLGSYPAAAENGHEARADVSESWREAEAWLEALRGQIRPG
- a CDS encoding PspC domain-containing protein, which codes for MAMSVSATSPARWHVPHPDSENRMVSGTAAGIAREIGADPLVVRLAFVVLALAGGVGLALYALCWLVFVVAAARSGEVGPDRIPKAGSERLRVAAVGLIVLGALLGLQDTPGFSHAVVWPAALLAAGVVVTVDRAVIGGDAVASGPMPIAGAQGRWSFVRIAAGVVLAGAGVGLVAAANFDIRTAGAALVAVAIALAGVWLIVAPWGSRLIDELGEERRARIRSEERAEMAAHLHDSVLQTLALIQRSADDPRAMVRHARRQERELRTWLYGGTADRSVGRLRAALEATVAEVEAVHGVPVEVVVVGDVDMDDRHEGLLAAIREAVTNASVHSGAARVDVFAEVGEAATEVFVRDTGAGFDLDAVDVDRRGLRDSIVGRIERLGGSATVSSAPGVGTEVELRLPGNGR
- a CDS encoding response regulator transcription factor, with translation MRPLRIVLVDDHEIVRAGVRSELAGDGFDVVAEAGDVDEAVAVIATARPDVVLLDVHLPGGNGPEVIRRTVDETEVGTVFLALSVSDAAEDVISVIRAGARGYVTKAISADGLRDAITRVAAGEAVLSPRLAGFVLDAFAGETHEPYDPELDLLTNREKEVLRLLARGYTYREIGQRLSISVKTVETHASAVLRKLQFSNRHELTNWAARRRLI
- a CDS encoding Dps family protein translates to MAPQPAIDIGIAEEDRVAIAEGLSRLLADSYSLYLKTHNYHWNVEGPMFNTLHLMFEEQYNELALAVDEVAERIRTLGEPAPATYREFAELSAVTEDTDRPDAMEMVRRLVAAHETVARTARSVFPVAEKAADEATADLLTQRMQVSEKTAWMLRSLLA
- a CDS encoding cupin domain-containing protein translates to MRRVLSACVACLVMFTAGCGGDDDLRVAGTTIDGALDSDERIVPVLEASETILGQPLEWPSGPATLTSVVLTMQPGEETGRHYHEAPLYALILEGTLTVDYGENGTRTYREGDALMEAQEIVHNGMNLSDEPVKLLVLNMGAEGVANTVLVDE